From the Pomacea canaliculata isolate SZHN2017 linkage group LG14, ASM307304v1, whole genome shotgun sequence genome, one window contains:
- the LOC112555654 gene encoding fas apoptotic inhibitory molecule 1-like, whose amino-acid sequence MSVILTACKNSRQRAIERALKRRAEKRRKKQAAATAAASLAAELAIPDDTKSLKVWTFLLNGKPNSVVLHLDTLDVTCNGEDTDSQSEFVDGGSKVSFWLGDHNAQIITEAAPSRSHKLIYTLAIDGYVVPD is encoded by the exons ATGTCCGTCATACTCACGGCCTGCAAAAATTCTCGACAACGAGCCATAGAGCGAGCTCTGAAGAGGAGGGCCGAGAAACG ACGTAAGAAGCAAGCTGCGGCGACGGCCGCGGCTTCACTGGCTGCTGAGCTCGCCATCCCGGACGACACCAAGTCTCTGAAAGTCTGGACCTTCCTGCTCAATGGCAAGCCCAACAGCGTGGTCCTGC ACCTAGATACTCTGGATGTTACCTGCAACGGAGAAGACACGGACTCACAG AGTGAATTTGTGGATGGTGGATCGAAGGTAAGCTTCTGGCTGGGGGACCACAACGCCCAGATCATTACCGAGGCCGCCCCGAGTCGCTCCCACAAGCTCATCTACACCCTGGCTATCGACGGCTACGTCGTCCCCGACTAG